From the Chloroflexus aurantiacus J-10-fl genome, one window contains:
- a CDS encoding VanW family protein, with protein MSVQHSQPFNPTHERTDGEVFSPSLPGAVDWPDQVVHPPAVQRGTGRRTRRKVSRGWWWLLLVVLSGLAIVGTGMVFLDRSYAGRILPNVTVRGVAVGNMTREEARAAIEASFAPFLAQPVVLTYSGRSWTPTLAELGVALEIDEALDAALAVGRSANLFTDLQQMSAVWQYGIDIPLRLSIDQDAMQRYLLARVAEVEQPARDAHLMLHGTTVEVAPSAVGRQVLVAETLQEILSAIQDLNPDTVALRTRALEPSLRDDAAFLAQDQIAALLAGPVTLLVDNRPFVWSLDELARMIRVERISDPMGDRLEVSVDHDMVMEKLIALGDSTEVKGTYPRLNWNEGKLEIFQPGKPGKRIDEAQALNAVLEALNKPADQRTVTVNFREIPPPVTADNLDQLGITTLLGVGRSDFTGSAPYRVTNIQAGMRLLHGILIPPGEEFSFNQTIGRIDSSNGFVEGYAIIQNRTQLEWGGGICQDSTTVFRAAFWAGLPITERWGHSFYISWYDRYGFGPYGDGPGMDATIFTGGPDLKFLNDTGGWILMQTMVDTRRNLAEVRLYGPETGRKVLLEGPVITNRTPPPTEPVYVAVPERPVGQPRQSDKARGGMDILFTRIVLGPDGKEIERREFVTRFKPWPDIFEYNPADLGPDGKPLPTPTPPPAEPIPVEQPPVEPPTDATG; from the coding sequence GTGTCGGTTCAGCATTCGCAGCCTTTCAATCCAACTCACGAGCGCACCGACGGTGAGGTGTTTTCACCATCATTGCCCGGTGCTGTTGACTGGCCGGATCAAGTGGTTCATCCTCCGGCAGTGCAGCGTGGCACAGGCCGGCGTACCCGACGCAAGGTATCCCGTGGATGGTGGTGGTTGCTGTTAGTTGTATTGTCTGGCCTGGCGATTGTTGGTACAGGCATGGTGTTCCTTGATCGCTCGTATGCCGGACGGATTCTTCCCAATGTGACGGTGCGAGGCGTTGCGGTTGGAAATATGACCCGTGAGGAAGCACGAGCGGCGATTGAGGCCAGCTTTGCGCCTTTTCTGGCTCAGCCGGTTGTGCTAACCTACAGTGGTCGTTCCTGGACGCCAACGCTTGCTGAGTTGGGTGTTGCACTTGAAATTGACGAGGCACTCGATGCAGCGCTGGCGGTAGGGCGGAGTGCGAACCTCTTTACCGATCTCCAGCAGATGAGTGCGGTCTGGCAATATGGGATTGATATTCCCTTGCGCCTCTCTATCGATCAAGATGCGATGCAACGCTATCTGCTAGCCAGGGTGGCAGAGGTTGAACAACCGGCACGTGATGCCCATCTGATGTTACACGGCACGACGGTGGAAGTAGCACCGAGTGCAGTGGGGCGGCAGGTGCTTGTGGCTGAGACATTGCAAGAGATATTGTCTGCAATTCAGGATTTGAATCCTGATACAGTCGCATTGCGTACTCGTGCCCTTGAGCCATCACTTCGTGATGATGCAGCATTCCTCGCCCAGGATCAGATCGCAGCTCTCCTGGCAGGGCCGGTAACACTGCTGGTTGATAATCGTCCGTTTGTCTGGTCGCTCGATGAACTAGCGCGGATGATTCGCGTTGAGCGGATTTCCGATCCGATGGGCGACCGGCTGGAGGTGAGCGTTGATCATGATATGGTGATGGAAAAGTTGATCGCGCTCGGCGATTCAACTGAAGTCAAGGGTACCTATCCACGCCTCAACTGGAACGAAGGGAAGTTAGAGATTTTTCAACCGGGCAAGCCAGGTAAACGAATCGACGAAGCGCAGGCGCTGAATGCGGTGCTCGAAGCATTGAACAAACCGGCGGATCAACGCACGGTAACGGTAAACTTCCGCGAGATACCACCACCGGTCACGGCTGACAACCTCGATCAGTTGGGCATTACGACTCTGCTTGGAGTTGGCCGCAGCGATTTCACCGGTTCGGCACCCTACCGTGTAACCAATATCCAGGCCGGCATGCGCTTGTTGCACGGTATTCTCATTCCACCCGGTGAAGAGTTTTCATTCAATCAGACGATTGGTCGCATCGATAGCTCAAATGGCTTTGTTGAAGGTTATGCCATCATTCAGAATCGTACTCAGTTAGAGTGGGGTGGTGGGATTTGCCAGGATAGCACAACTGTCTTTCGTGCTGCATTCTGGGCCGGTTTGCCGATTACCGAGCGTTGGGGGCATTCATTTTATATTAGCTGGTACGACCGCTATGGGTTTGGTCCATACGGTGATGGCCCCGGTATGGATGCCACTATCTTCACCGGTGGCCCTGACCTGAAGTTTCTCAACGACACCGGTGGTTGGATTTTGATGCAGACAATGGTTGATACGCGGCGGAATCTGGCCGAAGTGCGGCTCTACGGTCCTGAGACCGGACGGAAGGTACTGTTAGAAGGGCCGGTGATCACCAATCGCACACCGCCACCGACCGAGCCGGTCTACGTTGCGGTTCCTGAGCGTCCGGTAGGCCAGCCACGGCAGAGCGATAAAGCACGCGGTGGAATGGATATCCTTTTCACCCGCATTGTACTTGGGCCTGACGGTAAAGAGATCGAGCGCCGTGAGTTCGTGACGCGCTTCAAGCCCTGGCCGGATATTTTTGAGTACAATCCCGCCGATCTCGGCCCTGATGGTAAACCATTGCCGACGCCGACACCGCCACCGGCAGAACCGATACCGGTGGAACAGCCACCGGTCGAACCGCCGACAGATGCGACAGGGTGA
- a CDS encoding GAF domain-containing sensor histidine kinase has product MARRWTVTQTRLLADVGALLVSLDGIEALQQVARHIVPLLGDLCAIVIRDERQQVRRVALACADTRYQHLVEHLIQHSLLIDPHSIPARVLDSSQPLLLADLSDEYYDDPAFSPLYRDILRQIRPRHILGVPMRGHGMTCGALVLTITDASSRRFTPNDIDLICELARRIAMAVENILLYRSTQRRLEQLLMVQRVAALINSTLQTDLICRLVVQQLHDVFGYQLVSMYLLQNEALHLQAVVGYDRLLPVIQLHEGVAGRVVRNGRAEFVRDAQHDPDFLEVMPDTKQCIAVPLRYETAEPVGVIIVESQGNPALDDEDFFLLSLLADQIGVAFFNSLLFERLRDTNERFRLLIELAGNLVICLDPDLRITEFNRMAAQVLARAREDVIGRPFATTLLSEAERPLFAALVREVITGQEDRSFETSFWVDGRKCYVLWTVTCRRQTNGTIGELLLVGQDLTDQREKTWALVRDEQRLQALERFESMAIMAGGIAHDFNNLLSMVVAHANALQTIYPTGNPADQHIHHLIEAAHQAGDLVRELLSFATGRQTALQPVDLNHLIQETISLLQSSLGPHVHIRIGLEPSLPAVLADPVHIR; this is encoded by the coding sequence ATGGCAAGACGTTGGACTGTGACCCAAACCCGTTTGCTCGCCGACGTCGGCGCCTTACTCGTCTCATTAGATGGCATTGAGGCGCTGCAACAGGTTGCCCGCCACATAGTACCACTGCTAGGGGATTTGTGTGCTATCGTTATCCGCGATGAACGACAGCAGGTACGCCGGGTGGCTCTGGCCTGTGCCGATACTCGCTACCAGCACCTCGTCGAACATCTTATTCAACACTCATTGTTGATCGATCCCCATTCGATACCGGCTCGTGTCCTGGATAGCAGTCAACCACTCTTGCTTGCCGATCTGTCCGACGAATATTACGACGATCCGGCATTTTCCCCGTTGTACCGCGATATTCTGCGCCAAATCCGGCCACGTCATATTCTCGGTGTGCCAATGCGCGGGCATGGTATGACCTGTGGTGCGTTGGTCTTGACGATCACCGATGCCTCATCACGACGCTTTACTCCCAATGACATCGACCTGATCTGCGAACTGGCCCGACGCATCGCGATGGCAGTCGAGAATATTCTGCTGTATCGTTCCACTCAACGCCGGTTAGAGCAACTGCTGATGGTACAGCGGGTAGCAGCCCTGATTAATTCAACCTTGCAAACCGATCTGATTTGTCGGCTGGTTGTGCAACAATTGCACGATGTCTTTGGGTATCAGCTCGTCAGCATGTATCTGCTCCAGAACGAGGCGTTGCACTTACAGGCAGTTGTTGGCTATGACCGCCTCTTACCGGTTATTCAGTTGCACGAAGGGGTTGCCGGGCGGGTTGTGCGCAACGGGAGGGCTGAATTCGTGCGTGATGCGCAGCACGATCCCGATTTTCTGGAGGTAATGCCCGATACAAAGCAGTGCATTGCGGTACCGTTGCGCTACGAAACAGCCGAACCGGTTGGGGTCATTATCGTCGAGTCACAGGGTAATCCGGCGCTAGACGATGAGGATTTCTTTTTACTTTCACTGCTAGCCGATCAGATTGGGGTGGCATTCTTCAACTCGTTGTTGTTCGAGCGCCTACGCGATACGAACGAGCGCTTTCGCCTTCTGATCGAGCTGGCCGGTAATCTTGTGATCTGCCTCGATCCCGATCTCCGCATCACCGAATTTAACCGTATGGCAGCCCAAGTGCTGGCTCGTGCCCGCGAGGATGTGATTGGTCGCCCGTTCGCCACGACGCTGCTGAGTGAGGCTGAACGCCCCCTCTTCGCTGCCCTGGTACGCGAAGTCATTACCGGTCAGGAGGATCGTTCATTTGAAACCTCGTTTTGGGTAGATGGGCGAAAATGCTATGTCTTGTGGACGGTGACCTGTCGGCGACAAACGAATGGTACCATCGGGGAGTTGTTACTGGTTGGTCAGGATTTAACCGATCAGCGGGAAAAGACCTGGGCGTTGGTGCGTGATGAGCAGCGCCTTCAGGCGCTCGAACGCTTTGAGAGTATGGCAATCATGGCCGGAGGTATTGCGCACGATTTCAACAATCTGCTCAGCATGGTCGTCGCGCATGCCAATGCGTTACAAACAATCTATCCGACGGGAAACCCTGCCGATCAGCATATTCACCATCTCATCGAGGCTGCCCATCAGGCCGGTGATTTAGTCCGCGAATTACTATCGTTTGCTACCGGTCGGCAGACGGCGCTGCAACCGGTTGATCTCAATCACCTCATTCAGGAAACTATCTCTCTGCTACAATCCTCGCTTGGCCCTCATGTGCACATTCGCATTGGGTTAGAACCGAGTCTCCCTGCTGTGCTGGCGGATCCGGTACATATACGGTAG
- the murI gene encoding glutamate racemase codes for MIGIFDSGLGGLSVMRAIHERLPDTDLLYLADSAYCPYGPRPLSEIRDRALACGRWLVDQGARIVVVACNTATAAAIELLRRELPVPVVGMEPGVKPAVAATRNGKVAVLATSGTLASDRFRSLVQAYAAGVEVYPLACPDLVAQVEAGELQSDQTRNLIEQHLATVPEVDVIVLGCTHFPPLKPLIATCAGSHVTVIDTGPAVAAQTERIARQINVPAGSGTIRCATTGDPQLVAPALYNVWGAPLPLVGVQIDSAVVVHE; via the coding sequence ATGATTGGCATCTTCGATTCAGGATTAGGCGGGCTATCGGTTATGCGTGCTATTCACGAACGATTGCCCGACACCGATCTGCTCTACCTGGCCGATAGTGCCTACTGTCCGTATGGCCCACGTCCATTATCGGAAATTCGCGACCGGGCGCTGGCGTGTGGGCGCTGGCTGGTCGATCAGGGTGCCCGCATTGTCGTGGTAGCCTGTAATACGGCAACGGCAGCAGCCATTGAGCTGCTCCGGCGTGAGCTACCGGTACCGGTGGTCGGCATGGAGCCGGGGGTCAAGCCGGCAGTGGCTGCGACCCGAAACGGAAAAGTCGCAGTTCTGGCAACCAGCGGCACACTCGCCAGTGATCGTTTTCGTTCACTCGTGCAGGCCTATGCGGCTGGGGTTGAAGTTTATCCTCTGGCGTGCCCCGATCTCGTAGCGCAGGTTGAAGCCGGTGAATTGCAGAGTGATCAAACCCGAAACCTGATTGAGCAGCATCTGGCGACGGTGCCAGAGGTTGATGTGATCGTGTTGGGATGCACACACTTTCCCCCACTCAAGCCATTGATAGCGACATGTGCCGGATCGCACGTGACCGTTATCGATACCGGCCCCGCAGTTGCCGCTCAGACCGAGCGGATTGCCCGACAGATCAATGTACCCGCCGGTAGCGGTACCATCCGTTGTGCCACAACAGGCGATCCACAACTCGTAGCACCGGCTCTGTACAATGTCTGGGGTGCTCCGCTGCCGCTGGTGGGAGTACAAATTGACTCAGCGGTTGTAGTACACGAATAA
- a CDS encoding response regulator, with protein MNLVINAAEALPDQRGEICVQTGLCVVTARMQSRLIRQHHLLPGQYAILEVRDNGEGIDPVIRQRIFEPFFTTKPYGHGLGLASVLHIVQRYGGGLEVDSQPGQGSTFTVWIPVMSSVTTEMLPVPSPTSAESYILVIDDNPEVRALIERILVRAGYRVLAFHNGNDAIRAISDHPVACALIDITLADMHGYEVCRQIAAMHPHIPLALVSGYAVQAENLVDVPVMATLQKPFRASELLALVRRLLENTVHKETPPSHSMDT; from the coding sequence ATGAATCTGGTGATCAATGCCGCTGAGGCGTTGCCGGATCAGAGGGGTGAGATTTGTGTCCAAACCGGTCTGTGTGTGGTGACAGCCAGAATGCAGAGTCGGTTGATACGACAGCACCATTTGCTGCCCGGTCAGTATGCTATCCTGGAGGTTCGTGATAACGGGGAGGGTATCGATCCCGTTATTCGTCAGCGTATATTTGAGCCGTTTTTTACTACCAAACCGTATGGTCATGGTCTGGGTTTAGCCAGCGTCCTGCACATTGTGCAGCGGTACGGTGGTGGCCTGGAAGTTGATAGTCAACCCGGTCAGGGAAGTACCTTTACCGTTTGGATACCGGTGATGTCGTCCGTAACGACTGAAATGTTACCTGTTCCATCACCAACGAGCGCGGAATCTTACATTCTTGTCATTGACGACAACCCTGAAGTACGGGCACTCATCGAACGCATCCTGGTTCGTGCTGGTTATCGTGTGCTGGCATTTCACAATGGCAATGATGCGATTCGAGCGATCAGTGATCATCCTGTAGCCTGTGCGCTGATCGATATTACACTTGCCGATATGCATGGCTATGAGGTCTGTCGCCAGATTGCGGCAATGCATCCACATATTCCGCTGGCACTGGTCAGTGGTTATGCGGTGCAGGCAGAGAATCTGGTGGACGTGCCGGTAATGGCTACGTTGCAAAAACCCTTTCGCGCCAGTGAATTACTGGCGTTGGTGCGCAGGTTGCTGGAGAATACTGTTCACAAAGAAACACCCCCCTCTCACTCAATGGACACATAG
- a CDS encoding disulfide bond formation protein B, whose protein sequence is MDRAQSMELTATTSPTSLLDWLTLTCRHIALLAAMLATVGSLFFSEVLGWIPCELCWYQRILMYPLTVLLFIGIWRDDRKVYLYVLPLSLTGIAVALYHYLMVMLIIPPAPCAGAVPCAFDYINIPGVLSFVKIPFLALVAFIIISVMMANLALAETAPAHGRMARMIATAIVLATSLAFIGLGVMI, encoded by the coding sequence ATGGATCGTGCGCAATCAATGGAATTAACTGCCACAACATCACCGACCAGCCTGCTCGACTGGCTGACGTTGACGTGTCGGCATATTGCCTTACTGGCAGCAATGCTGGCTACCGTTGGTAGTCTCTTTTTCAGTGAAGTGCTGGGCTGGATTCCCTGTGAGCTGTGCTGGTATCAGCGCATTTTGATGTACCCACTGACAGTTCTCCTCTTCATCGGTATCTGGCGCGATGATCGTAAGGTCTATCTGTACGTGTTACCCCTCTCGCTCACCGGAATTGCGGTTGCGCTGTACCACTACCTGATGGTGATGTTGATTATCCCACCCGCGCCCTGTGCCGGCGCCGTACCCTGCGCGTTTGACTACATTAACATTCCGGGGGTGCTGAGTTTTGTCAAGATTCCATTTCTGGCACTGGTTGCTTTCATCATTATCAGTGTGATGATGGCAAATCTGGCCCTGGCCGAAACTGCGCCAGCACACGGTCGGATGGCGCGCATGATCGCCACGGCCATCGTCCTGGCAACCAGTCTCGCTTTCATCGGTCTCGGTGTGATGATCTGA
- a CDS encoding gamma-glutamyl-gamma-aminobutyrate hydrolase family protein translates to MTPLIGISCGTFRDRDWCPPSYGHRQTYVDAVLQAGGAPILIPPLLDSATLRTIYDRLDGLLLAGGGDISPNHYGDQPHERLGAIDPPRDLMELRLARWAAADGKPLLGICRGVQLINVALGGSLYQDIPSQLDTAIDHNLSYAREDWTYMAHSITIAADSRLAQALGTTNLMINSLHHQAVRRVAPGLRAVAWAPDGVIEALEGDSQHFIVGVQCHPEALQATVDPRWQGLFAAFVQSCSDTHRQSRAA, encoded by the coding sequence ATGACGCCTCTGATTGGAATATCATGCGGCACCTTCCGTGATCGCGACTGGTGCCCGCCATCTTATGGACATCGCCAAACTTATGTTGACGCCGTGTTGCAGGCAGGTGGAGCGCCGATCTTGATCCCACCACTCCTCGATAGTGCAACACTACGGACGATCTACGACCGCCTGGATGGATTGCTCCTCGCCGGCGGTGGCGATATTTCACCAAATCACTATGGTGATCAACCACACGAGCGCCTTGGTGCGATTGACCCCCCGCGTGATCTGATGGAATTACGGCTGGCACGCTGGGCGGCTGCCGATGGTAAACCTCTGCTCGGTATCTGCCGGGGTGTGCAGTTGATTAATGTTGCCCTTGGTGGTTCACTCTACCAGGACATTCCTTCACAACTCGATACAGCCATCGATCATAACCTCTCGTATGCGCGTGAAGACTGGACATACATGGCCCATTCGATCACGATAGCCGCCGACTCCCGGTTGGCACAGGCACTGGGGACAACGAACTTGATGATCAATTCGCTGCACCATCAAGCGGTGCGGCGGGTTGCTCCCGGCTTGCGTGCCGTTGCCTGGGCACCGGATGGGGTGATTGAAGCTCTGGAGGGTGATAGCCAGCACTTTATTGTTGGCGTACAGTGCCATCCTGAAGCCCTTCAGGCTACGGTTGATCCACGCTGGCAAGGTCTTTTTGCGGCATTTGTCCAAAGCTGTAGCGATACGCACCGGCAGAGTCGTGCTGCCTGA
- a CDS encoding gamma-glutamyl-gamma-aminobutyrate hydrolase family protein, giving the protein MNNQYRPLIGITTMHSGTSADGRELQAVRPTYLRAIEAAGGIPLIIYLTDDMSAVRRLYDLCDGILLPGGDDVDPAYYDEPPHPKLGAVDRQRDAVEIALARWAHAERKPLLGICRGLQVINVALGGSLYQDIPSQLATTIDHRANTRTRAWTELTHSLHILADSRLATVLHTTDIGCNTMHHQAIKQLAPGLRAVASAPDGIIEAFEALDDHYLLAVQCHPEHLWDSSEPRWQALFADFVNTCRERATNAHQAS; this is encoded by the coding sequence ATGAACAATCAGTATCGTCCGCTTATCGGTATTACGACCATGCATAGTGGTACCAGCGCCGATGGTCGCGAATTGCAGGCGGTGCGTCCGACCTATCTGCGGGCCATCGAGGCGGCTGGCGGTATCCCACTCATCATCTATCTGACCGATGATATGAGTGCAGTGCGGCGATTGTACGACCTGTGTGATGGTATTTTGTTGCCCGGTGGTGATGATGTTGATCCGGCCTATTATGACGAGCCGCCCCATCCGAAGCTCGGTGCGGTAGATCGCCAGCGTGATGCGGTCGAGATTGCGCTGGCGCGTTGGGCACATGCCGAACGTAAACCGTTACTGGGTATTTGTCGTGGGCTGCAAGTCATCAACGTGGCTCTGGGTGGATCACTCTACCAGGATATACCTTCGCAGCTTGCCACCACCATCGATCATCGAGCGAATACCCGTACCAGAGCCTGGACAGAACTGACCCATTCCTTACACATTCTCGCCGACTCGCGACTGGCTACCGTTCTGCACACGACCGACATCGGCTGCAACACCATGCACCATCAAGCGATCAAGCAGCTCGCTCCTGGTCTGCGTGCGGTTGCCAGTGCACCTGATGGTATTATCGAGGCATTTGAAGCGCTCGATGACCATTACTTGCTGGCCGTACAATGCCATCCGGAACATCTTTGGGATAGCAGTGAACCACGCTGGCAGGCACTGTTTGCCGATTTCGTCAACACGTGCCGTGAACGAGCGACGAATGCGCATCAGGCTTCCTGA